GATGTTCTGGATCTGAAAAGCAGGACATCTGTAACTATTATCAAAACAAAGACATCTGCAACGGCTTCACATGAATAtccttcaagaaaaaaaatactttttctccAGTACACAAATATTAAGATGGCCTTTTGGCACGGGAACCAACCGAGTTCAAGGAGCTTCTTAGTGTACTCCAAAGCACGTTCCAATTGTCCTTGCTGATAGATGGCATAACTGAGGTAGTCCAACAGAGTCACCTTGTCCACAGTGGACTCCTCACCACCATCCAACTGTCTCAAAGCCTGTGCCATCCACAACTCTGTATGATAATAGTCAACATCCGAGTAGGCGATCTTTCCCAGCTCGTAGCAGTCCTCCACAGTCATAACAGTCTTTTGTTTCACTCCTGGaaaagacaaacgaccattttaagatgaaatcaaacacaaacacgACTCTAAAGAGTACTCTATTTCCATTTCTGCATCTCTAGACTATTATTtggacttatttctttttttgagggatttatttatttcattttcaggcTAAGCATTAATTTTATGCAGTTTTACGACATTTTCCTGCTGTTGCATGCTagcataccatattttcaccactataaggcgcacttaaaagtcttaatttttctccaaaatagacagtgcgccttataattcagtgcgccttatatatgggaaaaaattaaaatatgtcattcattgagggtgcgccttataattcagtgcgccttatatatggaaaaaactgtcattcattgacggtgcgccttataatgcggtgcgccttataagtGGGAAACTATGGTACTTTAAAAAGGCAGATTCTTACCAGGTagatttcccattgaaatggtGTTGGCATCTAATTTGTACGTATCTTGCAAACGTAGAAGAGCTTTAGCCGCGCCCGTCTGGTCTTCGTCCGTAGGGAAGTAGCGCCTCTGAATCGTCAGGTTGGAAATAAAACCTGACAGGGCAAGCAGAACATGATGTGGCGAGTAAAGGATAAGTGGAGGGATCAACGttgtattattaattttttttaatcgaacCATCTGTGGTGTCGCTAAGGACGAGGCTTTCTAGATCTCCCCACTCCGTGTTGAGCCTTTTCATAAGCTTAAAGGCATTGACCGGGTGCCCCAGGAATCCTTCGGGGTCTTGTGTCGCCATGGCGGATAAAGATTCCAGTTTATCAGCCCACCTgccaaaaaacatgttaaatttaCGATTAGAAGATGTCGAAATGGGGTCGTCGGTAGACTGACTTTTTGACACGTTCCAACTTGTTTTCCTCGGCTTGGATGTAGTCTTTGAGGGATGTGACCAGATCTTTTTCGGTGAATAATAGATCTGtcatttgacctaaaaacaaaaacacacacctgAGATTAATACATATCAACATATATTAATaacaactcgatttcatgtgggccggaccattttagatattatatttagatttttttaaataaattgattaaaataattggagtaaaagccctgattattcattttttagcttttttcatatatttttagattttacaaaatgatttttgaactaaaaacagaaaaaatgattaaaaaattacaattattgatttaaaagggggaaaatcaggaaatttaacatacatatacactcttcattttaatttgatcctaaaacagaaagtctgcactcatgatttactttcccgggccacacaaattgatatggcgggccagatttggcccccgggccgccactttgacacatctgcTCTAATATGAGAAAAATGAGATCTTTTACCTATGGAAGTAAAAAAGTCATGGGCTGAGATTAAATGCTGACCACTCAGTAGCAGAAAACAGCAACATGGCAGCAGCTTTCTGTGGAGAGATGAGTAACAAAAgacattaatataaaaaaatgtgtttttactgCATGAGAAAATGCCATGAAAATCAATTACTCTTTCGGGCAAGTTGTGATGGGTCCATTTTTCAAATGAGGGATACATTTTGACATGCATCATGAGATCATAAAGGCCTGCAGTTAAGGCAGGTGTGTCTGTCTACAAGTTGaaaccaatcatttttttccctctacatTTTTGATGGGAAGTCAGATTAAAGGCAGTGCAATGCAAACTACCAAAGTGAGGAAAAATACACATGGCAAGTTTCATGGAGGTGCAAAAGTGAATGCCCCAGTGATTCTCTTGACATGTCTGGCCTGGGATTTCCTGCGGTCAACCATTCGACCAATGGTAAGCCAAGAATGAGGGCATGTGACCCTCTGCTAAATAAGCTTGACTGGTGAAGTGGAAATGATCTCACCAAGTCACATAGTGACCAGAGGAGGAAAAtatattgaactttttttttcctgaagtaAAGCAGAAGCAGGTTGAGACAGGTTTTTGCCAAGTGGGCAAACTTCTTGAGAAAATAAAACCTCATGTGGCTTTTCAATTTAGGTCAGCGGCGGGGCAAAATACAAACAGAGATGCCATGCTTTTTATAGGGAGGAATTTACCACACGTTTAAATTCTGTCACCAAAACAGAGGATTATATTCCAAATACTCTGAGAAAACAAGTTGTCCCatccaatttcatttaaaaagcctTTGAGTAGTACTTGTAAAGTATTTGGCATGACTTAATAACTACAAAATCTATTCATTTGTAATAAATTGTCAGAGGAGCACACACAGAATCTTCTTAATCAGTTTGAAAATTAAGCAAATTACCAACAGATATAGCATCACATTCAGAATAATATTAAAAGTATTACAATGCCATGAAGATGAAAATTTGcacatatattgaaaaaaaatgtaagtttgtGTTGGTGATTCTAAAATAAAGCAAAGAAAATGTGAACTAATATTAAGTGTCTGCTATTCttccattatttaaaaaatatatcgttTTTCAATGCATCACAAGTCCCCAACAGGCAGTTTTTTCTTATATTAAGGATAACTTTTCATGTATTGAAAGTGAATGGATGAGGAGAGGACTGCCACGTCTTCGCCCCTCCCCGCCGGAAAGCCCGCAGCCTTGCCGGATAAACACAAGCTTTTTCCCGTGCTTAACTTGAACAAATACGCTTTCAAACATCTTGGCTACAAACGTTCCTTTTGTTTTCACCATAAACACATTCACCTTCCAAAAATGTTCATTCTCAACCATAACTAAGCGAGTGTTAGCCTTTAGCATCAGCTAGCATTCCATCACGACAGTGACACATACAACGAAATTTAAAAGAGATCGCCACCTAACATTGAATGACAATTAAATACCAAagcaatgacaataaaatcccaataaataaacaatagtaaCACACAATGTATTACAGAATAACAACGTCCGTCGCAATCCACGTTGTCTTGGTTACCAGACTAAAACCGGCAGACGAAATACTTCATTTAACTTTTAATCATTCATCCTTAATCATTCAAAAAGAACATTATCATCAATATAATAACCTTTAACCCACTTTCCTGTTAGCTAGTGTAGCTTAGCTTAGCATAGAGACACTTTGAGCTACAAAGTGAAAGTACTACTTCATCGGAACGcgtaaacaaacaaatcaagACAATTTTCAATGGCATATTTGACAGATTTCACCTGATAAAATGCATTGTGTCTTCAAGTGGATAAAAAAAGTGAGTTCAATGGCAATGTCAAAAAGGATGAGGAAAGTCAAGTGGTCCTATTTGAGATGTCCCGTCGAACTGGTGTGGACATCTGCTTCTTTTTCTGCGTGGACAAGCCAAGACCAAAAAGGACTACGTGCAAAGTCTCACATGCTTTTGGAAGGGGGGCAGTCGTTTCCGATCTTCAGGGGAGGTGTCATTCATACGTGGGGTAACAGATGATTTCTATAATTTgcccttttttatttcattgtatTTCACTCATTAAAGATCCACACCGTGCAACGTGTTCAAAACTTTGTTTGGAATAAAATGGTGCTTCAGTGGatatgaatgaatgcttttacAATCCTTAGTATACTCGTTTTAGGAGCCTTTGGCTAATATATAAAGGTTTCttattcctcccacattccagaaaaAATCCCCGCAAACCAAAACGTGTCTGATGGGAGGGCAATCCAGAGTTCAAAGGGGAGGAGTTACATTTGTGGGCGTGTCTGGTGAGCTTCAAGTGGTAGGAGGATTTGGGATGCAATGAATCTTATAGTCTGTGGGAGGAATGTCGCATGTAAACACGACAGTTGTTTtgcaaaaaactaaactaatgaTGAAAAAAGTTTCTAAAGTATACTTCTGGAACTTTATACATCAGATAAGACACCCAATGGATGAACATACATGGCTCTTTTAGCTCCTAAACATTAATAAATCCAGTATTTGGGTGACTATAACATGGTATGAAGTCCTGGTCAAAGCCCTAGTAAAGAAACCAGCTCATTAAATAAATTTGGATCATCAATTCTATAAACTCTGATGACCGACCACATTCTACTCGTTCAACGACCaccatgtgaagaaaaaaagcagatcTGATGATTTAATGATAGATGAAGACTAATGGACGACAGCCTGCAATTACTGTGTTCTTGATCCACCCATTTCTTGGCAGGGTGGCGCTTTAAAATTAGAATGTAGTGACGATTTTATAGAGCAGGCCTCTGTATTTTATAGGTAAAACACCTACAGCGCCTTATTTTATTAGTACGAACGAATAGGGTCGTTTTGGAGGACAAAAACGTCTTAAATTGTGGAGAGAGCTACAAAAATGAGCCTTGCAACCCTTAAAAGTatcaaaaaattaagaaaatgagGGGTTAACATTAAAAGAAACCCAGTGTAACCATTTATTTTACTATCCCACATTAGTCATACATCAGAGGAGAAAAATCTATAATGATATTGAACTAGATAACATATTTGACTTGACCTTATCTGTTTTTATCAATGTGTCATAAAATAAATTCTGGACCTAATCTAGGAATGTTGTCACTTTCTCTGTTCCAACAGCAGGCGATACTTAATGAAtggataattgttttttttgttttgttttttttttaaaggagggcAAACAAAACTGGACCAAAGTCCAACTGGACAATTCAAGCGCAAAAAGGACGAGGTGGAAAGCAGTAGCAGGAAGGACATATGCTTTACCAGAACTTTACTTTACTTGGATTTTTAATGATCTATTATCACAATCTGAAGCTGAAATATGACTTTTGGAGGATTCCCGGATGGTGAGTGaattaaaataagacatttcAGCTCTTTTTGTTTGGCCGAGAAAGttaaacaacaacttttttaaGGATGTGAAGAGGTTAACCAGTAATGCAAAATGTTTAACCCagataaatgtatgtatttatattatacGAGTTCCTTTATACACTTCTGAATGCAGAACATTAACAAAGGCCAAGCAAGATGACAGTCGGTCACTCAGCTACTATAAGGTAATCCCATGCATACTTTTATgctatatttcatttttcttctattttaatacagttgTTGCATGGTTAAACTTGAACTAAAACATTGTGATAATAATATAACAACTATAAAAATGTCTGAAAGTTTATTTTGATCATAAAGTATGGTTACAATGAGCCATACAAATGAATACCAAATGTTCCATTAGTGCAGGGTTTAACTTCCAGACCTTTTATTAATGGAGTATTCCATCTGTTATGTGTATATTGTGAAAGGTGGAGGAGTTGGAGATGGTGCAAATCCGCCATCTTTTCCCCCTTGACCGCCCTCTGCGCGGTGGTCTTCTTCCTGTACGGCCTGGCTGACCAACTTCGTTCTTTCGTGGCTGGCGTTTTCCTGCCCCAGTACCACTACCCATACGCGGTGGCCCTCAGCTTTGGCCAGGTCGCCACCAAACTCTTCcaaaaaattcagtttttgccAAACATGTTGATGAACCAGGGTTTATTTACTATGTTAGCAAAGGGCCACGTTCTGGTACTAGGTTTTCaactaaacattttaaaatctgaTTCAAATGACTGAACTTGGTGAAGGACAATCACTGGAGCAAACCAAGGAATGTAAGCAATCATAATATTACATCAGGTTTTGACTAGCTTTTTATTAAATTCCTAATTTGTGCACCAGTAATTCCCTTTTATTTCATTCTGCATCCTAAACTAATGTTTTACAATGACCTTGTGATCCACATGGCACTCCTCAGGagattattattgtttaaaGTTTAGATGCCATTACCCCGGCTCACCATCTGCCGACTTCCCATTTACGGTGTAGTTGACGCTTGCCTTGGCGCTCCATTAAACATGCCATCTGTCAATAGTGTTTGGGCTCCTTTAATTAAGCTAAAGAATGGAAAAGCTGATGAAATCGGACCAATTTTGcattgcttttgttttgcaggtattgctgtctttgtttttcctcaatCTCCTCCACATCTTGGGTGTGGCATCCCTAAAGCCTTTCAATCGGGCGGTGGCAGAGCGTCTCCTGGTGCCGGCAGTTTGCAGCAGCGTCCGTGCCGTGCTGGCCATGTGGGCCGAGGCCAACACTTGGCATGCGGGCCTCTATCCGCTAGTCTGGCGTCTGCTGCCCCTCGTCACGGTGGGCTTGGGCTGCGTGCTGAAAGTGACAGCATCACTCTCTGGCCACACCTTTGTCCTCCTATCTGTTCTGACCGGGTCGTCTCTGCTCTTCACAGGTAAAAACACAGTTCTTCCATCTGGACAGCCTATTAAGGGATGAATAACACAAGTCTTAACCAATACTACTTTACTAGAGCTCCggctactactactcctactactcctactgccactactaaaactcctactgctactactaccactcctaCTGGCACTACTAATActcctactgctactactactcctactgccactactaatactcctactgctactactactacaacaactacaacaactactacaactacaacaactacaacaactactacaactacaacaacaactactacaacaacaactactacaacaacaactactacaacaacaacaactactactattactattcctcctactactactattactattcctcctactactactactattactattcctcctcctcctactactactactactattaccactaatactactactaccactaatacaaCTGCTTACTTTTCTTCAAGTCATATCAAAGCAGGTCTTAATTTTCCATACAACTAAAGTATCTTTTtacacaatatatttttttggccaACTGTTTCAGCCTCTCGCGGCATATCAGTTATGGAACCTCTGGAATATCTTTACGCACCTCTGGCCGTCATCCTCCAAGCCCTCACCCTGACCTGGTCATCTAAAGCGTacgagtccgaccacagtggccCTCCTCCTGCCAACCGCTCTTCTGCTCTGGACTTTTACTACAATTTGGTAGTAAACCAGTGCTGTCTACTGGGCCTTCTGTGGACCCTGCATCCGGACAGCCCCCATCTGGTCCTAAGCCGGGCCAGCTGGCACAGCCTGCTCTTCCACGGCTACCTGCTCGCCATCCTGCTGCTGGGGATGCTCCTGGAATTTGCCGCGGTGATGTCGGCGTTGTCCATTTCCCCGCTGGCTGGCGCGCTGTTACACTCGGCCAGGGAACTGGTGCACCCCTTGCTACAGATCTTGTGCTTTTAGAAGGGCATTTTTGTCACTATTTTTTTACTACTTTTGCTGGTCAAAGTTGTCTGTGACTATATTTTAGATTCTGAATGCACTGtataatgttaacatttttaaaaatatccccAAAGATAacctcaaaataaaaacattatttgataATTTAATCAACTTTAATTAAACCAAtataggattttttgttgtaaaactaGGTCAGTATTTCTATTAGTGTTTATTAGCCAAAATCAAACCTTACATGAAAATATtcttgaattttaatgaattgcaTCTTTCCGAAAATAAATCACTTTATTGCCaacaaaaatagatattttttattacagtACTACCAACCAAATCCAAACTGTATTTACAGTGTTACACAAGCTTTGAATAAAAACCCAACCTCATTAGAGCCATGATTTCATTCATCAAAACTTTGCCATATTTCCCATcatgttatacaaaaaaaaaaaatagaaaatgaatattcatacAAGCCATGATTCTTCTTAAATTGCCTTTCTTTAAGAACGATCCGAGTTCAGTGGAAGATGTATCCCGATACTCTGAAGCAGATTAGAGGCAGGTCCGGCCAGGCCTTCCTGGCAACTGAGAGACTCCAAAAGATTTGCCACCAGGTTGACATCGACATCCAAAGGCTGAATCTGCTCCCCCTCGGCGGCTGGAATCGAGGACCCCTCTTTCCCATCTGGATGGCCCGTTGACAaagtctaccaacaccacaaaAATAGAGATTGACACATTATCAGATGGGCCAATACTTGTTTTAGTACCACCATTTTAGGCAGATTAAAATTCTGTTGATCTGGACTATTCTTACTACCTGATTAAAGCTCTTTCCAATATGTGTATTGGTCAGCTCCTGGTCCATCTGCTCCATGTATCCTTTTATGGAGTCCAAAGCCTCCATTCCATTCATCTCCTTGTGAGTAGAAGGTTCTTCTTCTACCTCTtcttcatcatcgtcgtcatcatcatcgtcatcaagTTCTTCCCACTCATCTTCACAAATATCGTCTGAATCGAGCGAATCCTTTTCACTGGTGTCtgtggcccaaaaaaaatatcGTATAATTGAAGTCTAGTGATAAATGGGCTATTTTTCGAAAAATCAACATACCTAAAATCCGTTCCAGTTCACTTATGAGAGTTGCCGTGTCATAGGTGAAGGGATTATTGCTTGAACAgttcctgcaaaaaaagaaaagtattaaCTTCAGGACTTCGAATTCTTGCCATGGtggtaaatccatttttttccattaattgcACATATTAAATGAAGATAACGTATTGAAAATAACTAGATTAGCAAACAATGAGTCACCATGGCGACTCAGCTCCCATGTAGGATGATTTGGCATTAAGGAAGTCCTTCATTTTCTCGCTGACGCCCACAAGACTGCAAGCggcttcctcttctttctcgcCATCCTCCGCCATCTTACTCCCGACGCTCTGAGGGTCTTTTCCTGATGTTTCCCGGGCGGACCCTGACCTTTCCTCGAGCATGCGTTCCAAATCCTGAGCGCTGACGTCAA
The nucleotide sequence above comes from Stigmatopora nigra isolate UIUO_SnigA chromosome 12, RoL_Snig_1.1, whole genome shotgun sequence. Encoded proteins:
- the LOC144205494 gene encoding uncharacterized protein LOC144205494 isoform X1, producing the protein MIYYHNLKLKYDFWRIPGWWRSWRWCKSAIFSPLTALCAVVFFLYGLADQLRSFVAGVFLPQYHYPYAVALSFGQVLLSLFFLNLLHILGVASLKPFNRAVAERLLVPAVCSSVRAVLAMWAEANTWHAGLYPLVWRLLPLVTVGLGCVLKVTASLSGHTFVLLSVLTGSSLLFTASRGISVMEPLEYLYAPLAVILQALTLTWSSKAYESDHSGPPPANRSSALDFYYNLVVNQCCLLGLLWTLHPDSPHLVLSRASWHSLLFHGYLLAILLLGMLLEFAAVMSALSISPLAGALLHSARELVHPLLQILCF
- the LOC144205494 gene encoding uncharacterized protein LOC144205494 isoform X2 gives rise to the protein MTVGHSATIRWRSWRWCKSAIFSPLTALCAVVFFLYGLADQLRSFVAGVFLPQYHYPYAVALSFGQVLLSLFFLNLLHILGVASLKPFNRAVAERLLVPAVCSSVRAVLAMWAEANTWHAGLYPLVWRLLPLVTVGLGCVLKVTASLSGHTFVLLSVLTGSSLLFTASRGISVMEPLEYLYAPLAVILQALTLTWSSKAYESDHSGPPPANRSSALDFYYNLVVNQCCLLGLLWTLHPDSPHLVLSRASWHSLLFHGYLLAILLLGMLLEFAAVMSALSISPLAGALLHSARELVHPLLQILCF